The following are encoded in a window of Pseudomonas graminis genomic DNA:
- a CDS encoding DUF4892 domain-containing protein codes for MSASLTFSHAFTRTLALTLLLTGISTVAHAADVPGSQDLPNLPRLEDAEIVDYRPSVELERIYPLGSIRKISGQLRFDGQVSGRGNVTGITYQLPVEHSADEAFTAAREALQQQGAQLLFWCQARDCGESSLWANEVFGNAKLYGADNGQSYLLLRLAAPADNTLVALYGITRGNRRAFLHVEQFQSSTPLGDLLPTSATLLRELKSTGELELPMLTAAPQEPWITLLSRGLNLDSTLRVTLSGDQREAWRQALVAKGVRAARLEAGDRKNPGLTLELIR; via the coding sequence ATGAGCGCATCCCTAACGTTCAGCCACGCCTTCACCCGCACGCTCGCGCTCACGTTGCTGCTCACCGGCATCAGTACTGTCGCCCATGCAGCCGACGTTCCCGGTAGCCAGGATCTGCCCAATCTGCCGCGACTGGAAGACGCCGAAATCGTCGATTACCGGCCCTCCGTCGAGCTGGAACGCATCTACCCGCTCGGCTCGATTCGCAAGATCAGCGGCCAGTTGCGCTTCGACGGGCAGGTGTCCGGGCGCGGCAACGTCACCGGGATCACTTACCAGTTGCCGGTCGAGCACAGCGCCGACGAGGCCTTCACCGCCGCCCGTGAAGCCTTGCAGCAGCAGGGTGCGCAGTTGCTGTTCTGGTGCCAGGCCCGCGATTGCGGCGAAAGCAGCCTGTGGGCCAATGAGGTGTTCGGCAACGCCAAGCTGTATGGCGCCGACAACGGTCAGTCCTATCTGCTGCTGCGCCTCGCCGCCCCGGCGGACAACACGCTCGTGGCGTTGTACGGCATCACCCGGGGCAACCGTCGGGCGTTCCTTCACGTCGAGCAATTTCAGTCGAGCACCCCGCTGGGGGATTTGTTGCCGACCTCCGCCACCCTGTTGCGCGAGCTGAAAAGCACTGGCGAGCTGGAGCTGCCGATGCTGACCGCAGCACCGCAGGAGCCCTGGATCACGTTGCTGTCACGTGGCCTGAATCTGGACAGCACCTTGCGCGTTACCCTGTCCGGGGACCAGCGCGAGGCCTGGCGTCAGGCGCTGGTCGCCAAAGGCGTGCGCGCTGCCCGGCTGGAAGCGGGCGATCGGAAAAACCCCGGCCTGACCCTCGAACTCATTCGCTGA
- a CDS encoding chemotaxis protein CheB, with protein sequence MRTSFPDTTPEPPALPAVDAIVVGASAGGVEALLKIFRTLPRGYRLPILAVLHVPDQRRSHLAEVFAANLAIPVKEADDKETIKPGTLYFAGPSYHLSIENDLSLSLSQEERVHHSRPSIDILFESAADAYGDRLAGVLLTGANSDGARGMARIKEYGGLTVVQDPARSLARTMPEAALALHTPDFLLPLPDIGSLLVELERIAC encoded by the coding sequence ATGAGAACGTCGTTCCCTGACACCACCCCGGAGCCGCCCGCGCTCCCGGCGGTGGACGCCATTGTGGTGGGCGCGTCGGCCGGTGGTGTCGAAGCCCTGCTGAAGATTTTTCGTACATTGCCCAGAGGATATCGGCTGCCGATCCTCGCGGTGCTGCACGTGCCGGATCAGCGTCGCAGCCATCTGGCCGAGGTGTTCGCGGCGAACCTGGCGATACCGGTCAAGGAAGCGGACGACAAAGAAACCATCAAGCCCGGCACGCTGTATTTTGCCGGGCCCAGTTATCACCTCTCCATCGAGAACGATCTGAGCCTGTCCCTAAGCCAGGAGGAACGGGTGCATCATTCGCGCCCGAGCATCGACATCCTGTTCGAATCGGCCGCAGACGCCTATGGTGATCGGCTGGCCGGTGTGTTGTTGACCGGTGCCAACAGCGATGGCGCGCGCGGGATGGCACGAATCAAGGAGTACGGCGGTCTGACCGTGGTCCAGGACCCGGCCCGGTCGCTCGCGCGGACCATGCCGGAAGCGGCGCTTGCTCTTCATACGCCGGATTTTCTATTGCCTTTGCCCGACATCGGGTCCTTGCTTGTCGAGCTGGAACGAATTGCATGCTGA
- a CDS encoding alpha/beta hydrolase yields the protein MTCSVEEIRLSLPHIELAAHLFGPQDGIPVIALHGWLDNANSFARLAPKLEGLRILALDMAGHGHSDHRPPGSAYGLPDYAHDVLQVAGQMGWERFSLLGHSLGAIISVIVAAAIPQRVNRLALIDGVVPPVAEPESVVERMGAALQAQLTQQSKRKPVYADMDRAVEARMKGMVAVSREAAELLAQRGLMPVPGGYTWRSDSRLTLPSAIRLTGAQALSFVTAVRCPAQLIVAEEGMLVQNRELLASVPFTVTALPGGHHLHLNDETGARSVADCFNRFFAVP from the coding sequence ATGACCTGCTCGGTGGAAGAAATCCGTCTGAGTCTGCCCCATATTGAGCTGGCGGCTCATCTGTTCGGGCCCCAGGATGGCATTCCGGTGATCGCCCTGCATGGCTGGCTGGACAACGCCAACAGCTTCGCGCGGCTGGCGCCCAAGCTTGAAGGGCTGCGGATCCTGGCGCTGGACATGGCCGGGCATGGCCACTCCGACCACCGCCCGCCGGGATCGGCTTATGGTTTGCCGGACTACGCCCACGATGTTTTGCAGGTAGCGGGCCAGATGGGCTGGGAACGGTTTTCCCTGCTGGGGCATTCCTTGGGGGCGATCATTTCGGTGATCGTTGCGGCCGCGATCCCCCAGCGAGTCAATCGTCTGGCCTTGATCGACGGTGTGGTTCCGCCAGTGGCCGAGCCGGAGTCTGTCGTCGAGCGCATGGGCGCGGCGCTGCAGGCGCAATTGACCCAGCAGAGCAAGCGCAAGCCGGTGTATGCGGACATGGACCGGGCGGTGGAGGCGCGGATGAAAGGCATGGTGGCGGTCAGTCGCGAGGCGGCGGAACTCCTGGCCCAGCGTGGCTTGATGCCGGTGCCGGGTGGTTACACCTGGCGCAGCGACAGCCGACTGACCTTGCCCTCGGCAATTCGTCTGACGGGAGCGCAGGCGCTGTCTTTCGTCACGGCGGTGCGTTGTCCGGCGCAGTTGATCGTCGCCGAGGAGGGCATGCTCGTGCAGAACCGGGAGCTGCTCGCCAGTGTTCCTTTTACGGTGACGGCCTTGCCGGGCGGGCACCATCTGCACCTCAACGATGAGACGGGCGCGCGCTCTGTTGCAGACTGTTTCAATCGCTTCTTCGCCGTTCCTTGA
- a CDS encoding response regulator, whose translation MITNSAVDEQRFRKLLSRNVSLPLAVGVLSAAFFVILISYLLSAIQWVEHTDRVINNLNRSLKLSVDMETGMRGFLLTGDERFLDPYEVAKPAISTELQGLEELVADNPEQVDRFKRLAALQSSWNEFAQEMITLRRTGGDYQTPIQNRRGKRLADEMREQYEQAANVEHQLRLTRNTDVTHTTVLSVSLYIAFILLVSGILAWVGRRDMTTLSDTYAANLKAQQLDAERLSHVAWLRNGQSELAEQVIGQLTLNLLGRNVLHFFAQYLGAVVAAVYVRQEHGGLVRVASYGFSREQEQHEQSIYSGEGVVGKAAEQDQIITLDNVPQDYFKVTSGLGEGSPRSVVVVPTSNDDHVNGVIELGFLRELAPRDLEFLELVAENVGTSIEAARYRQRLQEVLAETQQLNEELQVQQEELRTANEELEEQSRILKESQAHLETQQAELEQTNEQLAEQGKALADQRDALDRNNEELHIAQIELEARADELQRSSKYKSEFLANMSHELRTPLNSSLILAKLLAENPQDNLSEEQVKFAESIYSAGNDLLNLINDILDISKVEAGKLDVRPENSSVSRLVEGLRMTFQPLAAEKKLEFSVEIQSGTPVSLYTDRQRLEQILKNLLSNAVKFTESGAVSLTVSRQPGEGVAFTVRDSGIGIAEEQQESIFEAFRQADGTTNRRYGGTGLGLSISRDLARLLGGSISVTSAPGQGSIFTLVLPEEYVEQEPSQYAEAPVIAVPPAPVPTRVTPPAPVAVRVSPPAEPVPRFADDREKAPFTKRCILVIEDEVRFAHILYDLAHELGYNCLVAHAADEGFDLAASFIPDAILLDMRLPDHSGLTVLQRLKELPSTRHIPVHVISVEDRQEAALQMGAIGYAVKPTTREELKDVFARLEAKLTQKVKRILLVEDDALQRDSIARLIGDDDIEITAVGFAQDALELLRDNAYDCMIIDLKLPDMLGNELLKRMSIDDICAFPPVIVYTGRNLTRDEEAELLKYSRTIIIKGARSPERLLDEVTLFLHKVESQLSNERQKMLKTARSRDRVFEGRKILVVDDDVRNIFALTSALEHKGAIVEVGRNGLEAIEKLNAVDDIDLVLMDVMMPEMDGYEATIEIRKNPRWRKLPIIAVTAKAMKDDQDRCLQAGSNDYLAKPIDLDRLFSLIRVWLPKMERI comes from the coding sequence ATGATCACCAACTCTGCAGTCGATGAGCAACGTTTCCGCAAACTGTTAAGCCGCAACGTCAGTTTACCTTTGGCTGTCGGCGTGCTGAGTGCGGCTTTCTTCGTCATTTTGATTTCCTACCTGTTGTCCGCCATCCAGTGGGTCGAACACACCGACCGGGTGATCAACAACCTGAATCGCTCGCTCAAGCTCTCGGTGGACATGGAGACCGGGATGCGCGGCTTCCTGCTGACCGGCGATGAGCGTTTCCTCGACCCCTACGAAGTCGCCAAACCGGCCATCAGCACCGAACTCCAGGGCCTCGAAGAACTGGTCGCCGACAACCCGGAACAGGTCGATCGCTTCAAGCGACTGGCCGCGCTGCAATCCTCCTGGAACGAGTTCGCCCAAGAGATGATCACCCTGCGACGCACCGGCGGCGATTACCAGACGCCGATCCAGAATCGTCGCGGCAAGCGCCTGGCTGACGAGATGCGTGAGCAATACGAGCAAGCGGCCAACGTCGAGCATCAGCTGCGTCTGACACGCAACACCGACGTGACCCACACCACCGTGTTGTCGGTCTCGCTGTATATCGCGTTCATTCTGTTGGTCAGCGGAATTCTGGCCTGGGTCGGGCGTCGGGACATGACCACGCTGTCCGATACCTACGCCGCCAACCTCAAGGCGCAACAGTTGGACGCCGAGCGCCTGTCCCACGTCGCCTGGCTGCGCAATGGCCAGAGCGAACTGGCCGAGCAGGTCATCGGCCAGCTCACCCTCAATCTACTGGGCCGCAACGTGCTGCATTTCTTCGCCCAATACCTGGGCGCGGTGGTCGCGGCGGTGTACGTGCGCCAGGAGCACGGCGGTCTGGTGCGCGTGGCTTCCTACGGTTTCTCCCGCGAGCAGGAGCAGCACGAGCAGTCGATCTACAGCGGTGAAGGCGTGGTTGGCAAAGCGGCCGAGCAGGATCAGATCATCACCCTGGACAACGTGCCCCAGGACTACTTCAAAGTTACTTCCGGCTTGGGCGAAGGCTCGCCGCGCAGCGTCGTGGTGGTGCCCACCAGCAACGATGATCACGTCAACGGTGTGATCGAACTGGGCTTCCTTCGTGAACTGGCCCCCCGTGACCTGGAGTTTCTCGAGCTGGTGGCCGAGAACGTCGGCACGTCCATCGAGGCGGCGCGCTACCGTCAACGCTTGCAGGAAGTGCTCGCCGAAACCCAGCAGCTCAACGAAGAGCTTCAGGTGCAGCAGGAAGAACTGCGCACGGCCAACGAAGAGCTGGAAGAGCAGTCGCGGATCCTCAAGGAATCCCAGGCCCACCTGGAAACCCAGCAGGCGGAGCTGGAGCAGACCAACGAGCAACTGGCCGAGCAGGGCAAGGCGCTGGCCGACCAACGTGATGCACTGGACCGCAATAACGAAGAATTGCACATCGCCCAGATTGAGCTGGAAGCCCGCGCCGACGAGTTGCAGCGCTCCAGCAAATACAAATCCGAATTCCTCGCCAATATGTCCCACGAGCTGCGCACGCCGCTGAACAGCTCGCTGATTCTGGCCAAGCTGCTGGCGGAAAACCCCCAGGACAACCTTTCCGAAGAGCAAGTCAAGTTCGCCGAGTCGATCTACTCGGCGGGCAACGATTTGCTCAACCTGATCAACGACATTCTGGATATTTCCAAGGTCGAGGCCGGCAAGCTGGACGTGCGTCCGGAAAACAGCAGCGTCAGCCGTCTGGTCGAAGGCTTGCGCATGACCTTCCAGCCTCTGGCGGCCGAAAAGAAGCTGGAATTCTCGGTGGAGATCCAATCGGGCACGCCGGTTTCGCTGTACACCGATCGCCAGCGCCTGGAGCAGATCCTCAAGAACCTGCTGTCCAACGCCGTCAAGTTCACCGAAAGCGGCGCTGTCAGCCTGACCGTTTCCCGCCAGCCCGGCGAGGGCGTGGCGTTCACCGTTCGCGACTCCGGCATCGGCATCGCCGAGGAGCAGCAGGAAAGCATTTTCGAAGCGTTCCGTCAGGCCGACGGCACCACCAATCGCCGTTACGGCGGCACCGGCCTGGGCCTGTCGATTTCCCGGGATCTGGCGCGTCTGCTCGGCGGTTCGATCAGCGTCACCAGTGCGCCGGGACAGGGCAGTATTTTCACCCTGGTCCTGCCGGAAGAGTACGTTGAACAGGAGCCTTCGCAGTACGCCGAGGCGCCAGTGATTGCCGTGCCGCCCGCGCCAGTTCCCACCCGCGTCACGCCGCCCGCGCCTGTTGCGGTGAGGGTTTCGCCGCCTGCCGAGCCTGTTCCGCGCTTTGCCGACGACCGCGAAAAAGCGCCGTTCACCAAACGCTGCATTCTGGTCATCGAAGACGAAGTGCGATTTGCCCACATCCTCTACGACCTGGCCCACGAGCTCGGCTACAACTGTCTGGTGGCCCATGCCGCCGACGAAGGCTTCGATCTGGCCGCATCGTTCATCCCGGACGCGATCCTGCTGGACATGCGCCTGCCGGACCATTCCGGTCTGACCGTGCTGCAACGCTTGAAAGAACTGCCGAGCACCCGACACATTCCGGTGCACGTCATTTCCGTCGAGGACCGTCAGGAAGCCGCGCTGCAAATGGGCGCCATCGGCTATGCGGTCAAGCCCACGACCCGCGAAGAGCTCAAGGACGTCTTCGCCCGGCTGGAAGCCAAGCTCACGCAGAAGGTCAAACGCATCCTGCTGGTGGAGGACGACGCCTTGCAGCGTGACAGCATCGCGCGGCTGATCGGCGATGACGACATCGAAATCACCGCCGTCGGTTTCGCCCAGGATGCCCTCGAGCTGCTGCGCGACAACGCCTACGACTGCATGATCATCGACCTGAAGCTGCCCGACATGCTCGGCAATGAACTGCTCAAGCGCATGTCCATCGATGACATCTGCGCGTTTCCGCCGGTCATCGTCTACACCGGGCGAAACCTGACCCGGGACGAAGAAGCCGAGCTGCTGAAGTACTCGCGCACCATCATCATCAAGGGCGCACGCTCGCCGGAGCGCCTGCTCGACGAGGTGACGCTGTTCCTGCACAAGGTCGAGTCGCAGCTGTCGAACGAGCGCCAGAAGATGCTCAAGACCGCGCGCAGTCGCGACCGGGTGTTCGAAGGACGCAAGATCCTGGTGGTCGACGACGACGTGCGCAACATCTTCGCCCTGACCAGTGCGCTGGAGCACAAAGGCGCCATCGTCGAGGTGGGGCGCAACGGCCTGGAAGCGATCGAGAAGCTAAACGCCGTCGATGACATCGATCTGGTGCTGATGGACGTGATGATGCCGGAGATGGATGGCTACGAAGCCACCATCGAGATCCGCAAGAATCCGCGCTGGCGCAAGCTGCCGATCATTGCCGTGACGGCCAAAGCGATGAAGGACGATCAGGATCGCTGCCTGCAGGCCGGTTCCAACGACTACCTGGCCAAGCCGATTGACCTGGACCGGTTGTTCTCGCTGATTCGTGTGTGGCTGCCGAAGATGGAACGTATCTGA
- a CDS encoding alpha/beta fold hydrolase — translation MAQLLFFAHANGFPSGTYGKLFAALGPEFEVRHLEQHAHNPQFPVTDNWPQLVDELIHHLREQPEPVWGVGHSLGGVLHYHAALRHPELYRGVVMLDSPVLTRFDQWMIRAAKRFGFIDRITPAGRTLGRREVFSSVEAAREYFAGKSLFRRFHPECFEAYLLHGLQAEGDGLRLRFDPATEISIYRSVPHTSPGLARQLRVPLAMVRGESSDVVRRHHALSVKRMREGVYLCVPGGHMFPLEHPEDTARLLKTLFSRWTARADAATADANAALHRAGA, via the coding sequence ATGGCCCAACTCCTGTTTTTCGCTCACGCCAACGGCTTTCCGTCGGGTACGTACGGCAAGTTGTTTGCCGCGCTTGGGCCTGAGTTCGAGGTTCGGCATCTTGAGCAGCATGCTCATAACCCGCAATTTCCGGTAACGGACAACTGGCCGCAGCTGGTGGATGAGTTGATCCACCACTTGCGCGAGCAGCCTGAACCGGTGTGGGGCGTGGGCCATTCGCTGGGCGGCGTGCTGCATTACCACGCGGCGCTGCGTCATCCGGAGTTGTACCGGGGCGTTGTCATGCTGGATTCACCGGTGCTGACGCGGTTCGATCAATGGATGATTCGTGCCGCCAAGCGCTTCGGCTTCATCGATCGCATCACGCCCGCAGGCCGCACGTTGGGGCGTCGTGAAGTGTTCAGCAGTGTCGAGGCGGCCCGGGAGTACTTTGCCGGCAAGTCGCTGTTCCGGCGTTTCCATCCCGAGTGTTTCGAGGCGTATCTGCTTCATGGGCTGCAAGCCGAGGGCGACGGGTTGCGCTTGCGTTTCGATCCCGCCACCGAAATCAGCATCTATCGCAGCGTGCCCCACACCAGTCCGGGCCTTGCCCGTCAGTTGCGGGTGCCGTTGGCCATGGTGCGCGGCGAAAGCAGCGATGTGGTGCGGCGCCACCATGCGTTGTCGGTCAAGCGCATGCGCGAGGGCGTGTATCTTTGCGTGCCCGGCGGGCATATGTTCCCGCTCGAACATCCCGAGGACACCGCCCGCCTGCTCAAAACGCTGTTTTCACGCTGGACGGCCAGAGCCGACGCCGCCACCGCTGACGCTAACGCCGCGCTGCACCGAGCCGGCGCATGA
- a CDS encoding CheR family methyltransferase has product MHLERDADIELRLLIEAIYLKYSYDFRDYSGASVKRRVAHALRQFELKTISALQERVLHDPSAFMQLLQFLTIPVSEMFRDPTHFLAIREEVVPLLKTYPSLKIWIAGCSTGEEVYSMAILLREEGLLERTIIYATDINPNSLEKAKQGIFSMENMRGYNENYLKAGGKRLFSEYYTAAYDYAIFDKTLRENVTFADHSLATDSVFSETQLISCRNVLIYFNKKLQDRAFGLFHESLCHRGFLVLGSKETLDFSGYKGHFDPLVKLERIYRKS; this is encoded by the coding sequence ATGCACCTTGAGAGAGACGCCGATATCGAGTTGCGCTTGCTGATCGAAGCGATCTACTTGAAGTACAGCTACGATTTTCGCGATTACTCAGGCGCCTCGGTGAAGCGTCGGGTTGCCCATGCATTGCGTCAGTTTGAACTGAAGACCATTTCCGCGTTGCAGGAGCGGGTGCTGCATGACCCCTCTGCCTTTATGCAGCTTTTGCAGTTCCTCACGATTCCGGTCAGCGAGATGTTCCGCGATCCGACGCACTTCCTGGCGATCCGCGAGGAGGTCGTGCCGTTGCTGAAGACCTATCCGTCGTTGAAGATCTGGATTGCCGGCTGCAGCACCGGGGAGGAGGTCTATTCAATGGCCATCCTGCTGCGGGAGGAGGGCCTGCTCGAACGCACGATCATCTACGCCACTGACATCAACCCCAATTCCCTGGAAAAAGCCAAGCAAGGCATCTTCTCCATGGAAAACATGCGCGGCTACAACGAGAACTACCTCAAAGCCGGCGGCAAGCGGCTGTTTTCGGAGTACTACACCGCTGCCTATGATTACGCGATTTTCGATAAGACCCTGCGCGAAAACGTGACCTTCGCCGATCACAGCCTGGCGACCGACAGCGTGTTCTCCGAAACCCAGTTGATCTCCTGCCGCAATGTGCTGATTTATTTCAACAAGAAGCTGCAGGACCGCGCCTTCGGGCTGTTTCACGAGTCCCTGTGCCATCGCGGGTTTCTCGTGCTGGGCAGCAAGGAGACCCTGGACTTCTCCGGGTACAAGGGCCACTTCGATCCTTTGGTCAAACTCGAGCGGATCTACCGCAAATCATGA
- a CDS encoding response regulator yields the protein MSDSPRTILVVEDDNIVRMLIVDVLEELEYTVLEAADAAEALAVLNNADQTIDLMMTDLGLPDMNGKDLANRAREIRPDIPVLFASGYADSVDVPEGMHNIGKPFSIDQLRDKVKGILGN from the coding sequence ATGTCCGATTCACCCCGCACGATTCTGGTGGTCGAAGATGACAACATCGTCCGGATGTTGATTGTCGACGTCCTCGAAGAGCTTGAGTACACCGTGCTGGAAGCGGCCGACGCCGCCGAGGCGCTTGCGGTTCTGAACAACGCTGACCAGACCATTGACCTGATGATGACCGACCTGGGCCTGCCCGACATGAACGGTAAAGATCTCGCGAATCGGGCGCGTGAAATTCGCCCCGACATCCCGGTGCTGTTCGCCAGTGGCTACGCGGATTCCGTCGATGTGCCAGAAGGCATGCACAACATCGGCAAGCCGTTTTCCATTGATCAGCTGCGTGACAAGGTAAAGGGCATTCTTGGCAACTGA
- a CDS encoding hybrid sensor histidine kinase/response regulator — translation MLSDIKAKLLIVDDLPENLLALEALIKREDRQVFKALSADEALSLLLEHEFAMAILDVQMPGMNGFELAELMRSTEKTKNIPIVFVSAAGRELNYAFKGYESGAVDFLHKPLDIHAVKSKVNVFVDLYRQRKALKQQLEELERSRAEQEALMRELKSTQSELERAVRMRDDFMSIVSHEVRTPLNGLILETQLRKLHLAKDNASAFTMEKLRAMVDRDERQIQSLIRLIEDMLDVSRIRTGKLSIRTSPFDLSELVVNLVESYSAQIAAASSVVTLHATAPVIGVWDEFRIEQVVANLLTNALRYGARKPIELRVYSEAGEARIEVRDHGIGISPENQKRIFQQFERVAASHAVAGLGLGLFISDQIVSAHGGRISVESEEGAGSMFRVSLPL, via the coding sequence ATGCTGAGTGATATCAAAGCCAAACTGCTGATCGTGGATGATCTGCCGGAGAACCTGCTCGCCCTCGAAGCGCTGATCAAGCGTGAGGACCGTCAGGTGTTCAAGGCGTTGTCTGCGGACGAGGCCCTGTCGCTGCTGCTTGAACACGAGTTTGCGATGGCGATTCTCGACGTGCAGATGCCAGGGATGAACGGCTTCGAACTTGCCGAGCTGATGCGCAGCACCGAGAAGACCAAGAACATTCCCATCGTGTTTGTCAGTGCTGCCGGGCGCGAGCTGAATTACGCGTTCAAGGGTTATGAAAGCGGTGCAGTCGATTTCCTGCACAAGCCCCTCGATATTCATGCGGTAAAGAGCAAGGTCAACGTCTTCGTCGATTTGTACCGCCAGCGCAAGGCCCTCAAGCAGCAGCTTGAGGAGCTGGAACGCAGCCGCGCAGAGCAGGAAGCGCTGATGCGCGAGCTGAAATCGACGCAGAGCGAGCTGGAGCGTGCGGTTCGCATGCGCGATGACTTCATGTCGATCGTTTCCCACGAAGTGCGCACGCCGCTCAACGGGCTGATTCTGGAAACCCAGCTACGCAAGCTGCATCTGGCCAAGGACAATGCGTCGGCGTTCACCATGGAGAAACTCCGGGCCATGGTCGACCGCGATGAGCGGCAAATCCAGAGCCTGATTCGCCTGATCGAGGACATGCTTGACGTGTCGCGGATTCGAACGGGCAAGCTGTCGATTCGTACCAGCCCCTTCGATTTGTCGGAGCTGGTGGTCAATCTGGTGGAAAGCTATTCGGCGCAGATCGCTGCCGCCAGCAGTGTGGTGACGTTGCACGCCACGGCGCCGGTGATTGGCGTGTGGGACGAGTTTCGCATCGAGCAGGTGGTGGCGAATCTGCTCACCAATGCGTTGCGCTACGGCGCGCGCAAGCCGATCGAGTTGCGGGTGTACAGCGAGGCAGGCGAGGCGCGGATCGAGGTGCGCGATCACGGGATCGGGATCAGTCCGGAAAATCAGAAGCGCATTTTTCAGCAATTCGAGCGTGTTGCTGCCAGTCATGCGGTGGCCGGCCTCGGCCTTGGGTTGTTCATTTCCGATCAGATCGTCAGTGCTCATGGCGGGCGGATCAGTGTCGAGAGCGAGGAAGGGGCGGGGTCGATGTTTCGGGTTTCGTTGCCGCTCTGA
- a CDS encoding cation diffusion facilitator family transporter, with product MTEPSVLRLSIFVTFALAVFGVVFGLLTGSASIIFDGVYTLIDAIMTSFALLVAKLIAVSHNDFGQARLTRNFTMGFWHLEPIVLGLSGTLLVGTAGYGLIMAVGSLMAGGRHLDFDLALIFALVALVSAVGMIIYGRRANKRLNSSFIALDVKAWTISAAMTGALLLAFLTGWMIRGTALEWLSPYIDPAVLALVCLIVLPLPLPTIRDALADVLLVTPPEMKKRVDEVASDAVQRHGFLSYRAYVARVGRGRQIEIYFIVPPGLPPRSLEAWDLIRDEIGEEVGGTGPDRWLTIAFTVNKEWAE from the coding sequence ATGACAGAGCCAAGCGTGCTTCGCCTTTCCATTTTTGTGACGTTTGCTCTGGCTGTTTTTGGGGTGGTTTTCGGTCTGCTGACCGGATCTGCGTCGATTATTTTTGACGGTGTATACACCCTGATCGACGCAATCATGACGAGCTTTGCTCTGCTCGTCGCAAAGCTGATTGCCGTCTCTCACAACGATTTCGGTCAAGCCCGCCTGACCAGAAATTTCACAATGGGGTTCTGGCACCTTGAGCCCATTGTGCTCGGGTTGTCCGGGACTCTATTGGTGGGCACCGCTGGCTATGGCCTGATCATGGCCGTGGGAAGCCTGATGGCGGGCGGGCGACACCTGGACTTCGATCTCGCGCTCATTTTTGCGCTAGTGGCCCTTGTGAGCGCAGTGGGAATGATCATCTATGGCCGACGCGCCAACAAACGACTCAATTCAAGCTTCATTGCCCTGGACGTAAAGGCCTGGACGATATCTGCCGCAATGACCGGCGCTCTGTTACTCGCGTTCCTGACTGGCTGGATGATCAGGGGCACAGCGCTGGAATGGTTATCGCCTTATATAGATCCAGCGGTCCTGGCGCTTGTCTGCCTCATCGTTTTGCCCTTGCCGCTGCCGACGATTCGTGACGCTCTCGCCGATGTTCTGCTGGTGACCCCGCCAGAAATGAAGAAAAGAGTCGACGAGGTTGCAAGCGATGCTGTCCAGCGACATGGCTTCCTTTCCTACCGTGCCTATGTGGCCCGTGTGGGGCGCGGGAGACAGATCGAGATTTACTTCATCGTTCCGCCGGGCTTGCCGCCACGGTCCCTGGAGGCATGGGATCTGATCCGGGATGAAATTGGCGAAGAGGTTGGAGGTACCGGCCCTGATCGTTGGCTGACAATAGCCTTTACCGTTAATAAAGAATGGGCTGAATGA